One Streptosporangium sp. NBC_01495 DNA window includes the following coding sequences:
- a CDS encoding nSTAND1 domain-containing NTPase yields the protein MPRRERPLDDGDDRLLRFAADLRRLRVKAGNPSYRELAKRAHYSAGTLSEAAGGRKLPSMAVTVAYAKACGADPAEWEARWRSLAEESNRPDPSETAGETPPYVGLRSFGPKDANRFFGRERLVEKVVAHLSRHRFIAVLGASGSGKSSLLRAGLVPALGSHPVLAITPGTHPLRECAVHLAARLGVTPGGLLAELTGDPRNLGLATRQLLARHASATDVVLVVDQFEEIFTLCPDLAERAAFIAALVAAARDPDSRTRVILGVRTDFYPHCARYPDLAEVLQDSQVLVGPMTTEELRRAITQPAVDMGYRVEVALVSRLVADATGQPGVLPLVSHALLEAWGRRRGNTVTLAGYEATGGIERAVARTSEEVYSALGPERQALARQVFLRLTALGEGTEDTKRRITRGEIEHPDTAAVLERLAGARLVTLDDDTVELAHEEVIRSWPRLRDWLTEDREGLRIHRRITEAAQAWESEDRDEGALYRGTRLAVARDWAAGNHSLLSPGERGFLEAGIAAEAREQEAARRRTRRLRQLAALLAVLLVLATTTTVYAFRAQRTVTQQRDIALSQKVAAEATDLRDANPALSAQLSLAAYRLSPTGEARDSLLGTFAVPYATRLTGHGSRVNTVAVSADGRRLVTASRDRTVRVWDVGDPHRPRHLLTLTGHSDNVNAAAFSPDGRTVATAAWDNTARLWDITAPGRPRQLAVLPHPMGVNAVAFSPDGHTVATAGSDRTARLWNVRDHRLRATLTGHGDGLVSVAFSPDGRTLATASFDDTARLWDIADPRRPVPLAAPIGHTDSVNMVAFSPDGRLLATAGNDGTTRVWDLTDPRRPLQRTSLEAHTDRVSSVAFSPDRHTVATGGYDRTALLWETDAERVAARLCRLAHPRITAPEWDRYFSGLPYRPPCP from the coding sequence ATGCCTCGTCGGGAACGACCACTTGACGACGGTGACGATCGTTTACTTCGGTTCGCGGCGGACCTTCGCCGATTACGCGTGAAAGCGGGCAACCCGTCCTACCGTGAGCTCGCCAAACGGGCGCACTACTCCGCCGGCACCCTTTCCGAGGCCGCCGGGGGACGCAAACTTCCCAGCATGGCCGTCACCGTGGCCTACGCGAAGGCGTGCGGGGCCGATCCGGCGGAATGGGAGGCGCGGTGGCGTTCGCTGGCCGAGGAGTCCAACCGGCCGGACCCCTCGGAAACGGCGGGTGAGACGCCCCCGTACGTCGGGCTGAGGAGCTTCGGGCCGAAGGACGCGAACCGGTTCTTCGGCCGCGAGCGACTGGTGGAAAAGGTCGTCGCCCACCTGTCACGGCACCGATTCATCGCCGTGCTCGGCGCGTCCGGATCAGGAAAGTCCTCACTCCTGCGAGCCGGCCTGGTTCCCGCCCTCGGCTCCCACCCGGTGCTGGCGATCACCCCGGGAACCCATCCGCTGCGCGAGTGCGCGGTACATCTGGCCGCGCGGCTCGGCGTCACCCCCGGCGGCCTCCTCGCCGAGCTCACCGGCGATCCGCGCAACCTGGGCCTGGCCACCCGTCAGCTCCTCGCCAGGCACGCCTCGGCCACCGACGTCGTCCTCGTCGTGGACCAGTTCGAGGAGATCTTCACCCTCTGCCCCGACCTCGCGGAACGCGCCGCCTTCATCGCGGCCCTGGTCGCCGCGGCCCGTGACCCCGACAGCCGGACCCGGGTGATCCTCGGCGTGCGGACCGACTTCTACCCCCACTGCGCGCGCTATCCCGACCTCGCCGAGGTCCTGCAGGACTCCCAGGTGCTCGTCGGGCCGATGACCACCGAGGAGCTACGCCGCGCCATCACCCAACCGGCCGTCGACATGGGCTACCGGGTCGAGGTCGCCCTGGTCTCCCGGCTCGTCGCCGACGCCACCGGCCAGCCGGGTGTGCTGCCGCTGGTGTCCCACGCGCTGCTGGAGGCCTGGGGGCGCCGTCGCGGGAACACCGTCACCCTCGCCGGGTACGAGGCCACGGGCGGGATCGAGCGTGCCGTCGCCCGGACCTCCGAGGAGGTCTACAGCGCGCTCGGCCCCGAGCGTCAGGCCCTCGCCCGGCAGGTCTTCCTGCGGCTCACCGCGCTCGGCGAAGGCACGGAGGACACCAAACGCCGCATCACCCGTGGCGAGATCGAGCACCCCGACACCGCCGCCGTCCTGGAGAGGCTGGCCGGCGCCCGGCTTGTCACCCTCGACGACGACACCGTGGAGCTCGCTCACGAGGAGGTGATCCGTTCCTGGCCGCGGCTCCGTGACTGGCTCACCGAAGACCGCGAGGGGCTGCGGATCCACCGCCGGATCACCGAGGCGGCACAGGCCTGGGAGTCGGAGGACCGCGACGAGGGTGCCCTCTACCGGGGCACCCGCCTCGCCGTCGCCAGGGACTGGGCCGCCGGGAACCACTCCCTGCTGTCGCCGGGGGAGAGGGGGTTCCTGGAGGCAGGCATCGCGGCCGAGGCCCGGGAGCAGGAGGCCGCCCGCCGCCGTACCCGCAGGCTGCGGCAGCTCGCGGCGCTGCTCGCCGTCCTGCTCGTCCTGGCCACCACGACGACCGTGTACGCCTTCCGGGCCCAGCGGACCGTCACGCAGCAACGCGACATCGCCCTGTCGCAGAAGGTTGCCGCCGAGGCCACCGACCTGCGCGACGCCAATCCGGCCCTGTCCGCGCAGCTCAGCCTGGCCGCCTACCGCCTGTCGCCCACCGGCGAGGCCCGCGACAGCCTGCTCGGGACCTTCGCCGTCCCCTACGCCACCCGCCTTACCGGGCACGGCAGCCGGGTCAACACCGTCGCCGTGAGTGCCGACGGGCGCAGGCTGGTCACCGCGAGCCGTGACCGCACCGTCCGGGTCTGGGACGTCGGCGACCCGCACCGCCCCCGCCACCTGCTCACCCTCACCGGTCACAGCGACAACGTCAACGCGGCCGCCTTCAGCCCGGACGGACGCACCGTCGCCACCGCCGCCTGGGACAACACAGCCCGGCTGTGGGACATCACCGCCCCCGGTCGGCCCCGCCAGCTGGCGGTGCTCCCCCACCCGATGGGGGTGAACGCGGTGGCGTTCAGCCCCGACGGACACACCGTGGCCACCGCGGGCTCCGACAGGACGGCCCGGCTGTGGAACGTGCGCGACCACCGGCTCCGCGCGACGCTGACCGGCCACGGCGACGGCCTGGTCTCGGTCGCGTTCAGCCCGGACGGCCGTACCCTGGCCACCGCCAGCTTCGACGACACCGCACGGCTGTGGGACATCGCCGACCCCCGGCGCCCCGTGCCGCTGGCCGCCCCGATCGGCCACACCGACAGCGTCAACATGGTGGCCTTCAGCCCGGACGGGCGCCTGCTGGCCACCGCGGGCAATGACGGCACCACCCGGGTGTGGGACCTCACCGACCCGCGGCGCCCCCTGCAGCGGACCTCCCTCGAAGCCCACACCGACCGCGTGTCCTCGGTGGCGTTCAGCCCGGACCGGCACACCGTGGCGACCGGTGGCTACGACCGCACGGCGTTGCTGTGGGAGACCGACGCCGAACGCGTCGCCGCCCGGCTGTGCCGGCTGGCCCACCCGCGGATCACAGCGCCGGAGTGGGACCGGTACTTCTCCGGCCTGCCCTACCGGCCGCCGTGCCCGTAG